A DNA window from Pyrus communis chromosome 3, drPyrComm1.1, whole genome shotgun sequence contains the following coding sequences:
- the LOC137729692 gene encoding protein RADIALIS-like 1 has translation MASSSMSSRGSDSSWTAKQNKAFEKALAVYDKDTADRWYNVAKAVGGKTPEEVKRHYELLVQDVKHIESGQVAFPDYRTTG, from the exons ATGGCATCAAGCTCAATGTCCTCAAGAGGCTCCGACTCCTCCTGGACTGCCAAGCAAAACAAAGCCTTTGAAAAGGCTTTGGCTGTCTATGACAAGGACACTGCCGACCGCTGGTACAATGTTGCCAAGGCGGTTGGCGGCAAAACACCGGAGGAAGTCAAGAGGCACTATGAGCTTCTTGTACAAGATGTCAAGCATATTGAGTCAGGCCAAGTTGCCTTCCCAGATTACAGGACTACTG GATGA
- the LOC137728123 gene encoding uncharacterized protein, protein MIQINTTSSWQNPIIDYLVNETLPADRLESIKLQMKAACYYIWNDMLVRRSFLGPHLCCLSPPDNQKILSSIQEGVCGNHFGGRSRVQKSLNDDYYWPTMHQDANEYV, encoded by the coding sequence ATGATACAGATCAACACAACTTCGAGTTGGCAAAATCCCATCATCGACTACTTAGTCAACGAAACACTCCCTGCAGACAGATTGGAGTCCATAAAGCTTCAGATGAAGGCAGCATGCTACTACATATGGAACGACATGCTTGTTCGAAGATCCTTTTTAGGACCACATCTCTGCTGCCTTTCGCCTCCCGACAACCAGAAGATTCTTAGCTCAATCCAAGAGGGTGTTTGTGGAAACCACTTTGGAGGCCGTTCCCGGGTGCAAAAATCTCTTAATGATGACTACTACTGGCCAACCATGCATCAAGACGCCAATGAGTATGTATAA